From Dasypus novemcinctus isolate mDasNov1 chromosome 8, mDasNov1.1.hap2, whole genome shotgun sequence, the proteins below share one genomic window:
- the LOC101428265 gene encoding interferon omega-1-like encodes MAFPVSSLVVLMMIFSSPIGSFSCGLPQSLDVRKQETFTVLSQMGTISLLSCLKDRTDFRFPQEMMDGSQVQKAQAMSVLHEMLQQIFYLFHTEGSSAAWNTTLLDQLRSGLHRQLEDLETCLLQEMGEEDSFLAMEGPTLAVRRYFQRIRVYLQKKKHSDCAWEVVRVEIRRCFLFINVLTRELRK; translated from the coding sequence ATGGcatttccagtttcttctctggTGGTGTTGATGATGATCTTCTCAAGCCCCATCGGCTCGTTTAGCTGTGGCCTGCCTCAGAGCCTTGACGTGAGAAAGCAGGAGACCTTCACAGTGTTGAGTCAAATGGGGACAATCTCCCTTCTTTCTTGTCTGAAGGACAGGACTGACTTCAGATTCCCCCAGGAGATGATGGATGGCAGCCAGGTCCAGAAAGCTCAGGCCATGTCTGTCCTCCATGAAATGCTCCAGCAGATCTTCTACCTCTTCCACACAGAGGGCTCCTCTGCTGCTTGGAACACAACCCTCCTGGACCAACTCCGCTCGGGACTTCATCGACAGCTGGAGGACCTGGAGACCTGTTTGCTGCAGGAGATGGGAGAAGAAGATTCTTTCCTGGCAATGGAAGGCCCCACCCTGGCTGTGAGGAGATACTTCCAGAGAATCCGTGTCTACCtgcaaaagaagaaacacagtgacTGTGCCTGGGAGGTTGTCAGGGTGGaaatcaggagatgctttctcttcATAAATGTGCTCACAAGAGAACTCAGGAAGTAA
- the LOC101432987 gene encoding interferon alpha-2-like: MALPVSVLKTLLMLCSIPACLGCDLPLIYGHQELFMLLHQMGRLSILSCLKDRTDFQFPQELVDGNQLDKMHATTLLHEVVQQIFNLFSTSGSLATWDDTLLDRFLIGLHQQLDNLETCLGKEKEEDQTHLGRENSRLAVKRYFQGISQYLTEKQDSPCAWEVVRVEIRKCFLFINKLQGKLRK; this comes from the coding sequence ATGGCCCTCCCAGTCTCTGTGCTGAAGACTCTGCTGATGCTGTGCTCCATCCCTGCCTGTCTGGGCTGTGACCTGCCACTGATCTATGGCCACCAGGAGCTCTTCATGCTGTTGCATCAAATGGGGAGACTCTCCATTCTGTCATGTCTGAAGGACAGAACCGACTTCCAATTTCCTCAGGAACTCGTGGATGGGAACCAGCTGGACAAGATGCATGCCACCACTCTCCTGCATGAGGTGGTCCAGCAAATCTTCAACCTCTTCAGTACAAGTGGCTCTCTTGCGACCTGGGATGACACCCTGCTGGACAGATTCCTCATTGGACTTCATCAGCAGCTGGATAACCTGGAGACATgtttggggaaggaaaaggaggaggatcagacacacctgggaagagagaattCCAGACTGGCTGTGAAGAGGTACTTCCAAGGCATCAGTCAGTATCTGACAGAGAAGCAAGACAGCCCCTGTGCCTGGGAGGTTGTCAGGGTTGAAATCAGAAAGTGCTTTCTCTTCATTAACAAGCTCCAAGGAAAACtcagaaaataa
- the LOC101425560 gene encoding interferon omega-1: protein MAFPVSSLVVLMMIFSSPIGSFSCGLPQSLDVRKQETFTVLSQMGTISLLSCLKDRTDFRFPQEMMDGSQVQKTQAMSVLHEMLQQIFHLFHTEGSSAAWNTTLLDQLRSGLHRQLEDLETCLLQEMGEDSVLAMEGPTLAVRRYFQRIRVYLQKKKHSDCAWEVVRVEIRRCFLFINVLTRELRK, encoded by the coding sequence ATGGcatttccagtttcttctctggTGGTGTTGATGATGATCTTCTCAAGCCCCATCGGCTCGTTTAGCTGTGGTCTGCCTCAGAGCCTTGACGTGAGAAAGCAGGAGACCTTCACAGTGTTGAGTCAAATGGGGACAATCTCCCTTCTTTCTTGTCTGAAGGACAGGACTGACTTCAGATTCCCCCAGGAGATGATGGATGGCAGCCAGGTCCAGAAAACTCAGGCCATGTCTGTCCTCCACGAGATGCTCCAGCAGATCTTCCACCTCTTCCACACAGAGGGCTCCTCTGCTGCTTGGAACACAACCCTCCTGGACCAACTCCGCTCGGGACTTCATCGACAGCTGGAGGACCTGGAGACCTGTTTGCTGCAGGAGATGGGAGAAGATTCTGTCCTGGCAATGGAAGGCCCCACCCTGGCTGTGAGGAGATACTTCCAGAGAATCCGTGTCTACCtgcaaaagaagaaacacagtgacTGTGCCTGGGAGGTTGTCAGGGTGGAAATCAGGAGGTGCTTTCTCTTCATAAATGTGCTCACAAGAGAACTCAGGAAGTAA
- the LOC101425111 gene encoding interferon alpha-2-like — MALPVSVLKTLLMLCSIPACLGCDLPLIYGHQELFMLLHQMGRLSIVSCLKDRTDFQFPQELVDGNQLDKMHATTLLHEVVQQIFNLFSTSGSLATWDDTLLDRFLIGLHQQLDNLETCLGKEKEEDQTHLGSENSRLAVKRYFQGISQYLTEKQDSPCAWEVVRVEIRKCFLFINKLQGKLRK, encoded by the coding sequence ATGGCCCTCCCAGTCTCTGTGCTGAAGACTCTGCTGATGCTGTGCTCCATCCCTGCCTGTCTGGGCTGTGACCTGCCACTGATCTATGGCCACCAGGAGCTCTTCATGCTGTTGCATCAAATGGGGAGACTCTCCATTGTGTCATGTCTGAAGGACAGGACTGACTTCCAATTTCCTCAGGAACTCGTGGATGGGAACCAGCTGGACAAGATGCATGCCACCACTCTCCTGCATGAGGTGGTCCAGCAAATCTTCAACCTCTTCAGTACAAGTGGCTCTCTTGCGACCTGGGATGACACCCTGCTGGACAGATTCCTCATTGGACTTCATCAGCAGCTGGATAACCTGGAGACATgtttggggaaggaaaaggaggaggatcaGACACACCTGGGAAGTGAGAATTCCAGACTGGCTGTGAAGAGGTACTTCCAAGGCATCAGTCAGTATCTGACAGAGAAGCAAGACAGTCCCTGTGCCTGGGAGGTTGTCAGGGTTGAAATCAGAAAGTGCTTTCTCTTCATTAACAAGCTCCAAGGAAAACtcagaaaataa
- the LOC101428707 gene encoding interferon omega-1-like: protein MAFPVSSLVVLMMIFSSPIGSFSCGLPQSLDVRKQETFTVLSQMGTISLLSCLKDRADFRFPQEMMDGSQVQKAQAMSVLHEMLQQIFHLFHTEGSSAAWNTTLLDQLRSGLHRQLEDLETCLLQEMGEDSVLAMEGPTLAVRRYFQRIRVYLQKKKHSDCAWEVVRVEIRRCFLFINVLTRELRKEERN, encoded by the coding sequence ATGGcatttccagtttcttctctggTGGTGTTGATGATGATCTTCTCAAGCCCCATCGGCTCGTTTAGCTGTGGCCTGCCTCAGAGCCTTGACGTGAGAAAGCAGGAGACCTTCACAGTGTTGAGTCAAATGGGGACAATCTCCCTTCTTTCCTGTCTGAAGGACAGGGCTGACTTCAGATTCCCCCAGGAGATGATGGATGGCAGCCAGGTCCAGAAAGCTCAGGCCATGTCTGTCCTCCACGAGATGCTCCAGCAGATCTTCCACCTCTTCCACACAGAGGGCTCCTCTGCTGCTTGGAACACAACCCTCCTGGACCAACTCCGCTCGGGACTTCATCGACAGCTGGAGGACCTGGAGACCTGTTTGCTGCAGGAGATGGGAGAAGATTCTGTCCTGGCAATGGAAGGCCCCACCCTGGCTGTGAGGAGATACTTCCAGAGAATCCGTGTCTACCtgcaaaagaagaaacacagtgacTGTGCCTGGGAGGTTGTCAGGGTGGAAATCAGGAGGTGCTTTCTCTTCATAAATGTGCTCACAAGAGAACTCAGGAAGGAAGAACGAAACTGA
- the LOC101418868 gene encoding interferon alpha-2-like, whose translation MALPVSVLKTLLMLCSIPACLGCDLPLIYGHQEPFMLLHQMGRLSIVSCLKDRTDFQFPQELVDGIQLDKMHATTLLHEVVQQIFNLFSTSGSLATWDDTLLDRFLIGLHQQLDNLETCLGKEKEVDQTHLGSENSRLAVKRYFQGISQYLTEKQDSPCAWEIVRVEIRKCFLFINKLQGKLRK comes from the coding sequence ATGGCCCTCCCAGTCTCTGTGCTGAAGACTCTGCTGATGCTGTGCTCCATCCCTGCCTGTCTGGGCTGTGACCTGCCACTGATCTATGGCCACCAGGAGCCCTTCATGCTGTTGCATCAAATGGGGAGACTCTCCATTGTGTCATGTCTGAAGGACAGGACCGACTTCCAATTTCCTCAGGAACTCGTGGATGGGATCCAGTTGGACAAGATGCATGCCACCACTCTCCTGCATGAGGTGGTCCAGCAAATCTTCAACCTCTTCAGTACAAGTGGCTCTCTTGCGACCTGGGATGACACCCTGCTGGACAGATTCCTCATTGGACTTCATCAGCAGCTGGATAACCTGGAGACATgtttggggaaggaaaaggaggtgGATCAGACACACCTGGGAAGTGAGAATTCCAGACTGGCTGTGAAGAGGTACTTCCAAGGCATCAGTCAGTATCTGACAGAGAAGCAAGACAGCCCCTGTGCCTGGGAGATTGTCAGGGTTGAAATCAGAAAGTGCTTTCTCTTCATTAACAAGCTCCAAGGAAAACTCAGGAAATAA
- the LOC101429155 gene encoding interferon omega-1-like, with translation MAFPVSSLVVLMMIFSSPIGSFSCGLPQSLDVRKQETFTVLSQMGTISLLSCLKDRTDFRFPQEMMDGSQVQKAQAMSVLHEMLQQIFHLFHTEGSSAAWNTTLLDQLRSGLHRQLEDLGTCLLQEMGEEDSVLAKEGPALAVRRYFQRIHLYLQKKKHSDCAWEVVRVEIRRCFLFINVLTRELRK, from the coding sequence ATGGcatttccagtttcttctctggTGGTGTTGATGATGATCTTCTCAAGCCCCATCGGCTCGTTTAGCTGTGGCCTGCCTCAGAGCCTTGACGTGAGAAAGCAGGAGACCTTCACAGTGTTGAGTCAAATGGGGACAATCTCCCTTCTTTCTTGTCTGAAGGACAGGACTGACTTCAGATTCCCCCAGGAGATGATGGATGGCAGCCAGGTCCAGAAAGCTCAGGCCATGTCTGTCCTCCACGAGATGCTCCAGCAGATCTTCCACCTCTTCCACACAGAGGGCTCCTCTGCTGCTTGGAACACAACCCTCCTGGACCAACTCCGCTCGGGACTTCATCGACAGCTGGAGGACCTGGGGACCTGTTTGCTGCAGGAGATGGGAGAAGAAGATTCTGTCCTGGCAAAGGAGGGCCCCGCACTGGCTGTGAGGAGATACTTCCAGAGAATCCATCTCTACCtgcaaaagaagaaacacagtgacTGTGCCTGGGAGGTTGTCAGGGTGGAAATCAGGAGGTGCTTTCTCTTCATAAATGTGCTCACAAGAGAACTCAGGAAGTAA
- the LOC131279612 gene encoding interferon alpha-2-like, with protein MALPVSVLKTLLMLCSIPACLGCDLPLIYGHQEPFMLLHQMGRLSILSCLKDRTDFQFPQELVDGNQLDKMHATTLLHEVVQQIFNLFSTSGSLATWDDTLLDRFLIGLHQQLDNLETCLGKEKEEDQTHLGSENSRLAVKRYFQGISQYLTEKQDSPCAWEVVRVEIRKCFLFINKLQGKLRK; from the coding sequence ATGGCCCTCCCAGTCTCTGTGCTGAAGACTCTGCTGATGCTGTGCTCCATCCCTGCCTGTCTGGGCTGTGACCTGCCACTGATCTATGGCCACCAGGAGCCCTTCATGCTGTTGCATCAAATGGGGAGACTCTCCATTCTGTCATGTCTGAAGGACAGGACCGACTTCCAATTTCCTCAGGAACTCGTGGATGGGAACCAGTTGGACAAGATGCATGCCACCACTCTCCTGCATGAGGTGGTCCAGCAAATCTTCAACCTCTTCAGTACAAGTGGCTCTCTTGCGACCTGGGATGACACCCTGCTGGACAGATTCCTCATTGGACTTCATCAGCAGCTGGATAACCTGGAGACATgtttggggaaggaaaaggaggaggatcaGACACACCTGGGAAGTGAGAATTCCAGACTGGCTGTGAAGAGGTACTTCCAAGGCATCAGTCAGTATCTGACAGAGAAGCAAGACAGCCCCTGTGCCTGGGAGGTTGTCAGGGTTGAAATCAGAAAGTGCTTTCTCTTCATTAACAAGCTCCAAGGAAAACTCAGGAAATAA